The Candidatus Methylomirabilota bacterium DNA segment ATGAAGATCTCCTCGGCATCCGGATGCAGGCGGAGGGCTTCTTCAAAGTGGCCGGGACGGATTCCGGCATGGACGTGGCACTCTCCCGGCCAGACCCGGATATTCTTCCGGCCGGTCACCCGGGCCACATAGTCGCCCAGGTACAGATCAGGGAGAAAGAGGATCTCCCGATCGGGGGGGACGGCTTGGACCACCTTGGCGGCGTTGGCCGAGGTACAGCAGTAGTCGCTTTCGGCCTTGACTTCGGCCGTGGTGTTCACGTATGACACCACGACCGCGGCGGGATGCGCTGCCTTCCACTGCCGAAGCTCGTCGGCCGTAATGGTTGCCGCCAAAGAGCAGCCTGCTTCGAGATCAGGGAGGAGGACGGTCTTGTCGGGACAGAGAATCGAGGCCGTCTCGGCCATGAAGTGGACGCCGCAGAAAACGATCAAGTCCACATCCGTCTCGGCTGCGGCTTGGGAGAGGCCCAGCGAATCTCCCGTAAAGTCAGCCACATCCTGCACTTCGGGCACTTGATAGTTATGGGCGAGGATGACGGCCTTCCGATCCCTCTTAAGTCGTAGGATTTCTTGGGTGATGGCGGTCTGATTCTCCATGGTCTTTCTCCAGGACGATCTTTCACCTATTATGTATGCTAGGAGAATTGCCACGGAGGGTCAAGGGCAAATCATTTTGGGAGGGTGAGTATTGGGCGAGTCGGAGCATACTCCGTTAGGGGGTACCATTCCCTTCCAGGTCCGTCACCTGATAGAGGTGGCACTGGAGGAGGACTTGGCCAGCGGGGATCCCACCACGGAGGCTCTGATCCTCGATCAGGAGCGGGGCAGAGCAGACGCCGTGGTCCGGGCGCCCGGCGTGGTGGCCGGGACGTGGGTCTTCGCCCAAGTCTTCACCACGCTCGACCCCAGCCTTCAGGTGGAACTGCTGGTTGTGGACGGGAGCCACGTCACCCAGGGAGAAAGCGTCGCTGTTGTGAGCGGTGCGCTCGCGAGTATTCTGAAGGCTGAACGGGTTGCCCTGAACTTTCTTCAGCGGATTTCGGGCATCGCCACCGAGACCGCCCGATACGTTGCCGCCGCGGCGGGACTTCCGGTTCGGATTGTGGATACCCGGAAGACCGCTCCGGGCATGCGGTGGCTGGACAAGTATGCTGTGCGGATGGGCGGGGGGTTCAATCACCGGCTGACCCTGAGCGACGGCATCCTGGTCAAAGACAACCACCTGGCGGTGGTCAGGGGCCGTGGAGAAACGTTTAAGACGATGTTAGGCCGACTCCGGGATCGAGCGAGCCATCTCCTCAAGGTCCAGGTGGAGGTCGAAACTTTGGAGGAGGCAACCGAGGCCGTCGAGGCCGGGGCGGATGCGCTGCTGCTGGATCAGATGTCTCTCGAGCACATGCAGGAAGTAGTTCGCCGATACAAGGGCAGGGTCCTGATCGAGGCCTCAGGGGGGGTCACGCTGGGAAATGTGCGTCAGGTCGCCGAGACGGGTGTGGATCTCATCTCTGTCGGGGCCCTCACCCACTCGCCTCGGGCCCTCGATATCAGTGTCGAGGTCCACCCCATCTGACCATGGTATAATCACAGCAAAATGCCGAGGTACGCGATGACCGAGCTCTTCCAAGTCTTGACCCCAGCGGAGGCCCTTGACCGGCTCCTCGAAGGTCTCCCAACCATAAAAGAGACGGAAGAAATTCCGGTTCAGGAGGCCCTGGGTCGGGTCTTGGCTGCAAACATTCTATCGCCGGCTCAACTTCCGACCTTTCCCCGCTCCAACATGGATGGGTATGCCGTCCGCGCCCAGGATACCTTTGGGGCGAGCGATGGGCTACCGGCGTATCTGAAAGTAAGTGGGGAGGTCCCTATGGGACAGGCCCCCGAGGTGCAGGTTCGTCCCGGGGAGGTGGTGAGGATTCCAACGGGTGCAATAATCCCCGAAGGGGCCGATGCGGTGGTCATGGTGGAGCACACTCAGGTAGTGGACCCGACGATGATAGAGGTCTACCGACCGGTGGCACCCGGCGAGAACGTGGTCCAGGTCGGCGAGGACATCAAACACGGCGAGCGCCTCCTGCCCAGGGGGCATTGCCTTCGCCCCCAGGACGTGGGAGGACTATTGGGGATTGGGATCCTCACGGTATCCGTTGTCCGCCGGCCTCGCGTCATGATCATCGCGACCGGCGATGAAGTGGTTTCGCCCGATGTCGAGCCCGACCCTGGACAGATCCGGGACATCAACACGTACATCATCGCCACCTTGGTCCTCCAGGCCGGAGGCATTCCGCACCCGCTCGGGATCATCAGGGATGATTATGACGCCTTACGGGAGGCTGCGGAACGAGGCATTGATCACGGGGATGTCCTGGTCG contains these protein-coding regions:
- the nadC gene encoding carboxylating nicotinate-nucleotide diphosphorylase, with translation MGESEHTPLGGTIPFQVRHLIEVALEEDLASGDPTTEALILDQERGRADAVVRAPGVVAGTWVFAQVFTTLDPSLQVELLVVDGSHVTQGESVAVVSGALASILKAERVALNFLQRISGIATETARYVAAAAGLPVRIVDTRKTAPGMRWLDKYAVRMGGGFNHRLTLSDGILVKDNHLAVVRGRGETFKTMLGRLRDRASHLLKVQVEVETLEEATEAVEAGADALLLDQMSLEHMQEVVRRYKGRVLIEASGGVTLGNVRQVAETGVDLISVGALTHSPRALDISVEVHPI
- a CDS encoding molybdopterin molybdotransferase MoeA is translated as MTELFQVLTPAEALDRLLEGLPTIKETEEIPVQEALGRVLAANILSPAQLPTFPRSNMDGYAVRAQDTFGASDGLPAYLKVSGEVPMGQAPEVQVRPGEVVRIPTGAIIPEGADAVVMVEHTQVVDPTMIEVYRPVAPGENVVQVGEDIKHGERLLPRGHCLRPQDVGGLLGIGILTVSVVRRPRVMIIATGDEVVSPDVEPDPGQIRDINTYIIATLVLQAGGIPHPLGIIRDDYDALREAAERGIDHGDVLVVSAGSSVSTRDMTSAVIGELGKPGVLVHGVALKPGKPTILAVCRGKSAFGLPGNPVSTFVTFELFVRPALYHLVGTAPPPRVTVQARLTRNIASTFGREDYVPVRLLEEEGELLAEPVYGKSNLIYILVKAHGLVVIPLDVGGLSAGQTVAVRRF
- the nadA gene encoding quinolinate synthase NadA, whose amino-acid sequence is MENQTAITQEILRLKRDRKAVILAHNYQVPEVQDVADFTGDSLGLSQAAAETDVDLIVFCGVHFMAETASILCPDKTVLLPDLEAGCSLAATITADELRQWKAAHPAAVVVSYVNTTAEVKAESDYCCTSANAAKVVQAVPPDREILFLPDLYLGDYVARVTGRKNIRVWPGECHVHAGIRPGHFEEALRLHPDAEEIFIHPECGCTTNCMTFAQEAPGMQDRIHILSTSGMIRRSKASPAMKFIVATETGILYPLQKDNPDKAFVPLKEDAVCEYMKRITLEKVLWSLKETVFQVKVPEDIATSARTAIHRMLELA